In Deinococcus sp. QL22, the following are encoded in one genomic region:
- the dnaA gene encoding chromosomal replication initiator protein DnaA produces the protein MSQEIWADVLGYVRKNISEVEYHTWFAPVKNLGVQEGSLVLGVRNSFAQEWFRKHYLDLLEDALRSLGAQNPAVSFQVLPAVQEAMFMPQDPPPPPGPPMRSPSPAPFENRKSLNPKYTFENFVVGPNNNLAHAAALAVAESPGKAYNPLFIYGDVGLGKTHLMHAVGHYMMERFPGKRIEYVSTESFTNDLINAIRDDKMTLFRNRYRSVDLLLVDDIQFLAGKERTQEEFFHTFNALYENHKQIILSSDRPPRDIQTLEGRLRSRFEWGLITDIQSPEFETRVAILKMNAEHNRIDIPQDVLELIARQVTSNIRELEGALMRVVAFSSLNNVPFSRAVAAKALSNVFTPQEVKVEMIDVLRQVAAHFNMPQDVVRGAGRVREVVVPRQVAMYLIRELTSHSLPEIGQFFGRDHSTVMHAVSKVTEQMGKDTELTASVSSLRRRMQGLDEEENEA, from the coding sequence ATTTCGCAGGAAATCTGGGCGGACGTGCTGGGGTACGTCCGCAAAAACATCTCCGAAGTCGAGTATCACACCTGGTTCGCCCCGGTCAAAAATTTGGGCGTGCAGGAGGGGTCGCTGGTACTCGGTGTCAGGAATAGTTTCGCGCAGGAGTGGTTTCGCAAACACTATTTAGACCTGCTGGAAGACGCGCTCCGTAGTCTGGGGGCGCAAAATCCAGCCGTGAGTTTTCAGGTGCTGCCCGCCGTGCAGGAAGCCATGTTCATGCCGCAAGACCCGCCGCCACCGCCCGGCCCGCCCATGCGCTCTCCTTCGCCCGCACCCTTTGAGAACCGCAAAAGCCTGAATCCCAAATACACCTTTGAAAATTTCGTGGTGGGGCCGAACAATAATCTGGCCCATGCAGCGGCGTTGGCGGTGGCCGAATCTCCCGGCAAGGCCTACAATCCCCTCTTTATCTACGGAGATGTGGGCTTGGGTAAAACCCACTTGATGCATGCGGTGGGCCACTACATGATGGAACGCTTTCCGGGGAAGCGAATCGAGTATGTTTCGACGGAAAGCTTTACCAATGATCTGATTAATGCTATTCGTGACGACAAAATGACTCTGTTTCGCAACAGATACCGTTCGGTGGATTTGTTGCTGGTCGATGATATTCAATTTCTGGCAGGCAAAGAACGAACGCAAGAAGAGTTTTTTCACACGTTCAATGCTCTGTATGAAAATCATAAGCAAATCATCCTGAGTTCAGATCGGCCACCTAGAGACATTCAAACGCTAGAAGGCCGCCTCAGAAGCCGCTTTGAATGGGGTCTGATCACTGATATTCAATCGCCAGAATTTGAGACTCGTGTGGCGATCTTGAAGATGAATGCGGAACATAATCGCATCGATATCCCGCAAGATGTGCTGGAATTGATTGCCCGACAAGTTACGAGTAACATCCGTGAACTGGAAGGCGCACTGATGCGCGTCGTGGCCTTCAGCAGCCTAAATAATGTGCCATTTTCGCGTGCGGTGGCGGCCAAAGCCCTAAGCAATGTCTTTACACCACAAGAAGTTAAAGTCGAGATGATTGACGTACTCCGGCAAGTGGCCGCGCACTTCAACATGCCGCAGGACGTGGTACGCGGGGCAGGACGTGTGCGGGAGGTCGTGGTACCACGTCAAGTCGCCATGTATCTGATTCGGGAACTCACCAGTCATTCCCTCCCCGAAATCGGCCAATTTTTTGGGCGCGATCACTCCACGGTGATGCACGCCGTGAGCAAAGTCACGGAGCAAATGGGGAAAGATACAGAACTGACCGCCTCGGTTTCGAGTTTGCGAAGGCGAATGCAGGGCTTGGATGAGGAAGAAAATGAGGCATAA
- a CDS encoding DUF4397 domain-containing protein, producing the protein MKNLKLPALTAALLLTTAFTVAQAQTGQQSLNANNDAATLYFLVDTGRAGAVDLFVDGQKVVAQALATDAATLLNLTPGSHNIMVKTAYDGLVVTQGSINLAANQSYALGFQNNDGATDYTLAFFSGNHSIQQLINGD; encoded by the coding sequence ATGAAGAACCTGAAACTGCCTGCCCTGACCGCCGCCCTGCTGCTGACCACTGCCTTTACCGTTGCTCAGGCTCAAACAGGGCAACAGAGCCTCAACGCCAACAACGACGCGGCCACCCTCTACTTTTTGGTTGATACTGGGCGAGCTGGAGCAGTCGATTTATTCGTAGACGGCCAGAAAGTAGTTGCACAAGCTTTGGCTACAGATGCAGCTACCCTCCTCAACCTCACACCCGGCAGCCACAACATTATGGTCAAAACGGCTTATGACGGTCTGGTGGTCACTCAAGGCAGTATCAATTTGGCCGCCAATCAATCGTATGCTCTTGGATTTCAAAACAATGACGGCGCAACAGATTATACCTTAGCATTTTTCAGCGGAAATCATAGTATTCAACAGTTGATCAACGGTGATTGA
- the dprA gene encoding DNA-processing protein DprA: MTSGSNSSATSQQAEELLALLTLRFTPQLGSRRIENLCQRFGSAWAALNAPLTELRHTPGLDAKSLAGIGTAKPAQQAEAELGKLEREGVTLLGRGLPGYPAALDSLGDPPAVLWVLGPLPDLPTVPRAVGVVGTRAASPHALALTRKIAADLARSDVTVISGLARGIDTAAHSASTEAGGLSIGILGSAVNMIYPHENTALAQKLTLISEYPLGTGPATHHFPIRNRLIAALSAATLVVEGEWKSGSLITATHALECGRTVFAVPGLAGDPRAAGPHRLIRDGAVLTENVQDILNEMGWGQARTAPLPDLPPDQARVLAALNAPSTLDSLQASTGLGLSELQTALVMLQLQGMAEEVGGRWVRR, from the coding sequence GTGACATCCGGTTCCAATTCCTCTGCGACCTCCCAACAAGCCGAAGAACTGCTGGCCCTGCTGACACTCCGGTTTACGCCGCAGTTGGGATCACGCCGCATAGAAAACCTGTGCCAACGCTTTGGCAGTGCGTGGGCCGCCCTGAACGCGCCCCTGACGGAACTGCGCCACACACCGGGACTGGATGCCAAATCGCTGGCAGGCATAGGAACCGCCAAACCCGCGCAACAGGCCGAAGCCGAACTGGGGAAACTGGAGCGCGAAGGCGTGACCCTGCTGGGCCGGGGCTTGCCGGGCTATCCGGCAGCGTTGGATTCGCTGGGCGACCCGCCCGCCGTACTGTGGGTGCTGGGGCCGCTGCCCGACTTGCCCACCGTGCCGCGTGCGGTTGGTGTGGTGGGAACCCGCGCCGCCAGCCCGCATGCATTGGCCCTGACCCGCAAAATCGCCGCCGATCTGGCCCGCTCCGATGTGACCGTGATTAGTGGCCTGGCACGCGGTATAGACACCGCCGCCCACAGTGCCAGCACCGAGGCGGGTGGCCTGAGCATCGGCATTCTGGGCAGCGCCGTGAACATGATCTATCCACACGAAAACACTGCGCTGGCCCAAAAGCTGACACTGATTTCCGAATATCCGCTGGGCACCGGGCCAGCCACGCACCACTTCCCCATCAGAAACAGGCTGATCGCGGCGCTGAGTGCGGCCACATTAGTGGTAGAAGGCGAGTGGAAATCGGGTTCCCTGATTACGGCCACACACGCGCTGGAATGTGGCCGCACTGTGTTTGCTGTACCCGGACTGGCAGGCGATCCCCGCGCCGCTGGCCCCCACCGCCTGATCCGTGACGGAGCCGTGCTGACCGAAAACGTGCAGGACATCCTGAACGAGATGGGCTGGGGACAGGCCCGCACCGCGCCGCTGCCCGACCTGCCGCCCGATCAAGCACGCGTGCTGGCCGCGCTAAACGCCCCTTCTACCTTAGACAGCTTGCAAGCCAGCACAGGCCTGGGCCTCTCGGAACTGCAAACCGCGCTGGTGATGCTGCAACTGCAGGGGATGGCCGAGGAAGTGGGGGGACGCTGGGTGCGGCGGTAG
- a CDS encoding metallophosphoesterase, producing the protein MRLLLLSDIHANQTALEAVLSDAESKRHEQVIHLGDALGYGPHPREVLDTLRDLDAVCVMGNHDQMLLDYAEGRREIKESIVSQALLWQLERLSERDVAWVRTWRDGIDDPDVGARYRHGTPVSLDDYTDSVTAARDAFQQWQGRLGFVGHTHAPSVYATLNAPVGEWIKHQAFQEGGSYMVPPSARVILNPGSVGQPRDGNPRASYAIFDSVRGHFEVFRVAYNIGRAQEAALNAGLPQVLAARLAIGK; encoded by the coding sequence GTGCGGCTCCTGCTGCTTTCTGACATTCACGCCAACCAGACAGCTCTGGAAGCGGTTTTGAGCGATGCCGAATCCAAGCGGCACGAGCAGGTCATCCACCTTGGCGACGCGCTGGGCTACGGCCCCCACCCCCGCGAAGTGCTGGATACCCTGCGTGATCTGGACGCCGTGTGCGTCATGGGCAACCACGATCAGATGCTGCTGGATTACGCTGAGGGCCGCCGCGAGATCAAAGAGAGCATCGTGTCTCAGGCCCTCTTATGGCAACTGGAGCGCCTCTCTGAGCGAGACGTGGCGTGGGTGCGGACGTGGCGCGACGGCATAGACGACCCCGATGTGGGCGCACGCTACCGCCACGGCACGCCAGTGAGCCTGGACGATTACACCGATTCGGTCACAGCGGCCCGTGACGCTTTTCAGCAGTGGCAGGGGCGGCTGGGATTCGTGGGCCACACGCACGCGCCCAGTGTCTACGCCACCCTGAACGCCCCGGTGGGCGAGTGGATCAAGCATCAGGCGTTTCAGGAGGGGGGCAGTTATATGGTGCCGCCCAGCGCCCGCGTGATCCTGAATCCGGGCAGCGTGGGCCAGCCCCGCGACGGCAACCCCAGAGCCAGCTACGCCATTTTCGACTCGGTGCGCGGCCATTTCGAGGTGTTCCGGGTGGCCTACAACATTGGGCGCGCACAGGAAGCGGCGCTGAATGCGGGCTTGCCGCAGGTGTTGGCGGCGCGGCTGGCTATAGGCAAGTAG
- a CDS encoding NAD-dependent epimerase/dehydratase family protein produces MTTTQKVLVLGGTRFVGRHIVEALLAAGHTVTVLTRGQSPDELPDHVERLQGDREQGAAGLHALAGRTWDACIDVSGYTPAAVRASTEALAASVRRYVFVSTVSVYAEQNRHPVRETDPLLPAAPEDLTEVTGESYGPLKVTCERIVQDVFADRATILRPQIVAGPFDHTARYPYWPDRAAQSRQDGLPMLAPGNGSDHMQAIDARDFGRFAVRVLEDGTPGIFNVAGPRLTWAQFMTAIGAESVHWVDAATLEAQGIGWRDLPLYLADDSEQGGLMDVDATRALAAGLTLTDPATTAQDTRVWSAGQQTVYALTSEREAKALKTKNAM; encoded by the coding sequence ATGACAACAACCCAGAAGGTTCTGGTCTTGGGCGGCACTCGTTTTGTCGGGCGGCACATCGTAGAAGCACTCCTGGCAGCGGGTCATACGGTCACAGTGCTAACACGCGGTCAGTCCCCGGATGAATTGCCCGACCACGTGGAACGTTTGCAAGGCGACCGAGAACAGGGCGCGGCGGGCTTGCACGCTCTGGCGGGCCGCACTTGGGATGCCTGTATAGATGTCAGTGGCTACACGCCCGCCGCAGTTCGGGCCAGTACCGAGGCTTTGGCGGCCAGCGTGAGGCGCTATGTTTTCGTCAGCACAGTCAGTGTGTATGCCGAACAGAACCGTCACCCTGTCCGCGAAACCGATCCCCTGTTGCCCGCCGCCCCGGAAGACCTGACCGAAGTAACGGGCGAAAGTTACGGCCCCCTCAAAGTCACCTGTGAACGGATCGTGCAGGACGTGTTCGCAGACCGTGCCACCATCCTGCGCCCACAAATTGTGGCTGGCCCCTTCGACCATACCGCCCGCTACCCGTACTGGCCGGACCGGGCCGCACAGTCTCGGCAGGACGGCCTGCCCATGCTGGCTCCGGGCAACGGCTCCGACCATATGCAGGCCATAGATGCGCGGGACTTTGGACGCTTTGCCGTGCGGGTGCTAGAAGACGGCACACCCGGCATCTTCAACGTGGCTGGCCCGCGCCTGACCTGGGCCCAATTCATGACTGCCATTGGCGCAGAGTCGGTGCATTGGGTAGACGCCGCCACACTGGAAGCTCAGGGTATCGGCTGGCGCGACCTCCCGCTCTATCTGGCCGATGACAGCGAGCAGGGCGGCCTGATGGATGTAGACGCCACCCGTGCCCTGGCCGCTGGTCTGACCCTGACCGACCCGGCCACAACCGCACAGGACACGCGGGTGTGGAGTGCGGGTCAGCAGACGGTATATGCGCTGACCTCGGAGCGGGAAGCCAAAGCTCTAAAGACGAAAAACGCCATGTAG
- the dnaN gene encoding DNA polymerase III subunit beta translates to MRAHVTKKILSEGLGLLERVIPSRSSNPLLTSLKVEATEAGLTLSGTNLEIDLSCFVPAEVQKPQNFVIPAHLFAQIVRSLGGELVELELTGNELAVRAGGSNFKLQTGDLEAYPPLSFPTQADVSLDAGELSRAFGSVRYAASNEAFQAVFRGIKLEHRGETARVVASDGYRVAIRDFPASGDGKNLIVPARSADELIRVLKDGEARFTYGEGMLTVTTDRVRMNLKLLDGDFPDYERVIPKDIRLQVTLPATALKDAVNRVAVLADKNANNRVEFQVSQGKLLLAAEGDYGRAQDTLDVVQGGTEPAMSLAFNARHVLDALGPIEGDAELLFSGSTSPAIFRASGGGGYMAVMVTLRV, encoded by the coding sequence ATGAGAGCGCATGTCACCAAAAAAATCTTGAGCGAAGGTCTAGGGCTTCTTGAGCGTGTGATCCCGAGCCGCAGCAGCAACCCCCTCCTCACTTCGTTGAAAGTCGAAGCCACAGAAGCAGGTCTGACGCTCAGCGGCACGAATCTGGAAATTGACCTGTCCTGCTTTGTGCCTGCGGAAGTTCAAAAACCGCAAAACTTTGTCATCCCAGCCCACCTGTTTGCCCAGATCGTCCGCAGCTTGGGCGGCGAACTCGTGGAACTGGAATTGACTGGGAATGAGCTTGCCGTACGTGCTGGCGGCTCGAATTTCAAACTACAAACCGGCGATCTGGAAGCCTACCCGCCCCTGTCGTTCCCCACTCAGGCCGACGTGAGTTTGGACGCCGGGGAACTTTCGCGGGCCTTTGGCAGCGTGCGATACGCCGCCAGCAACGAAGCTTTTCAGGCGGTCTTCCGGGGCATCAAGCTGGAACACCGGGGCGAAACGGCGCGGGTGGTGGCTTCTGACGGCTACCGCGTTGCAATTCGGGACTTTCCGGCCAGCGGCGACGGCAAGAATCTGATCGTGCCCGCCCGCAGCGCCGACGAACTGATTCGCGTGCTGAAGGACGGCGAGGCCCGATTTACCTACGGCGAAGGCATGCTGACCGTGACCACAGACCGCGTCCGAATGAATCTGAAACTCCTCGACGGTGACTTCCCCGACTACGAGCGGGTGATTCCCAAGGACATCCGCTTGCAGGTCACGCTACCTGCGACCGCTCTCAAAGACGCCGTGAATCGTGTGGCCGTGCTGGCCGACAAAAATGCCAATAATCGGGTGGAATTTCAGGTGTCTCAGGGCAAGCTGCTGCTGGCTGCCGAGGGCGACTATGGCCGTGCCCAAGACACCTTGGATGTCGTGCAGGGCGGCACCGAACCCGCTATGAGTCTGGCCTTCAATGCCCGACACGTCCTTGATGCCCTCGGCCCGATTGAGGGCGACGCCGAGCTTTTGTTCAGCGGCTCCACAAGCCCCGCCATCTTCCGCGCAAGTGGTGGAGGCGGCTACATGGCAGTCATGGTCACGCTGCGCGTCTAA